From the Glandiceps talaboti chromosome 12, keGlaTala1.1, whole genome shotgun sequence genome, one window contains:
- the LOC144443789 gene encoding ribitol 5-phosphate transferase FKRP-like, which yields MRITRCQGLLVIAICVNFVGLYYVARTQQRLDDQYHDEATLADEDDDDRRAIPDGKTLQPHEQTTVILREFEDYDNGISETIKSVFNIFPTLPVVVIADKKPYPPLDVPRNVDNEVKVITLTAPLDKSHAESKPENYIHTEFLLFLPDGIRLHTSKILESMITKLKSYRQSHGTTNVRAIALKVDTVEENDQAECLSLSVDLRGWNMTYSKSEKNICDAVTGVHAILMHKHDFMCLSHPYARPLPDSLYIQTSLRKWKVMLMTSSQSVSFSRLYKNPHSRWKYTNSHQEKLTSLYNDFGIKQVVQTDGLTDWYGCSKGTSRCFGTIVDDMPEYLYHQKWTPPCCMKHLKYTAAYVFEILESAGVRYWLEGGSLLGAARQGDVIPWDYDVDIGIYKEDVAKCDQLKDLDVGDPVVDRDGYVWEKAQEGDFFRVQYSSTNHMHVDIFPFYEKDGIMTKDSWIKTHRQDTEFPEHYLKPLDKIEFIGMQVSVPNNYREFLELKFGEGVIENPQYPDPDKVKMTKNI from the coding sequence ATGAGGATAACCAGGTGCCAGGGACTTTTAGTTATCGCTATATGTGTGAATTTTGTCGGTCTTTATTACGTTGCAAGGACGCAGCAACGTTTAGACGACCAATATCACGATGAAGCCACCCTGGCCGACGAAGATGATGACGATCGTCGGGCCATACCCGATGGAAAAACACTCCAGCCTCATGAACAAACCACTGTTATCCTTCGGGAATTTGAGGATTACGATAACGGGATATCAGAGACGATAAAAtcagttttcaatatttttccaACCCTTCCAGTCGTAGTGATTGCTGACAAGAAGCCATATCCGCCACTTGACGTGCCAAGGAACGTGGACAACGAAGTAAAGGTAATAACATTGACGGCGCCACTTGATAAATCTCACGCTGAATCTAAACCCGAAAACTATATCCATACTgaatttttactgtttttaccaGACGGAATACGTTTACATACATCGAAGATTTTAGAATCAATGATCACCAAACTCAAGTCGTATAGACAATCTCATGGGACAACCAATGTACGTGCAATAGCATTGAAGGTAGACACAGTCGAGGAGAACGACCAGGCAGAGTGTTTATCATTGAGCGTTGATTTGAGAGGATGGAACATGACTTATTCTAAGTCTGAGAAAAATATATGTGATGCTGTCACTGGTGTACATGCTATATTGATGCACAAACACGACTTTATGTGTTTGAGTCATCCTTATGCTAGACCACTACCTGATAGCTTGTACATCCAAACAAGTTTACGGAAATGGAAAGTGATGTTGATGACTTCGAGTCAGTCAGTGTCTTTTAGCAGGTTGTATAAAAATCCTCATTCTCGTTGGAAATATACAAACAGTCATCAAGAAAAACTGACCTCGCTTTACAACGATTTTGGCATCAAGCAAGTCGTACAGACAGATGGTCTAACGGACTGGTATGGATGCAGCAAAGGGACATCAAGGTGTTTTGGTACTATTGTGGACGACATGCCAGAATACTTGTATCATCAGAAATGGACCCCACCTTGTTGTATGAAGCATTTAAAATACACTGCAGCATATGTGTTTGAGATTTTAGAATCAGCTGGAGTACGTTACTGGTTAGAAGGAGGTAGTTTGCTAGGTGCTGCTAGACAGGGTGATGTAATTCCATGGGATTATGATGTCGATATTGGAATATACAAAGAAGATGTTGCCAAGTGTGATCAACTTAAAGATCTTGATGTCGGGGATCCGGTTGTAGATCGCGATGGATATGTATGGGAAAAGGCACAGGAAGGAGACTTCTTCCGTGTACAGTACAGTTCAACAAATCACATGCATGTGGATATATTCCCATTTTATGAAAAAGATGGCATAATGACGAAGGACTCTTGGATTAAGACACATAGACAAGATACAGAATTCCCGGAACATTATCTGAAACCACTGGACAAAATAGAATTTATAGGAATGCAAGTCTCTGTGCCAAATAATTATAGAGAATTCCTAGAATTGAAATTTGGTGAAGGTGTCATTGAAAATCCACAATATCCAGACCCAGATAAAGTgaagatgacaaaaaatatctga